Part of the Bacillus andreraoultii genome is shown below.
TATTCAAAAAATATAATGGTAATATTAACAATGGGAAATTTTATATTAAAGGAAGTGAATCGAGTGAAAAATATCCAGTGGCTCTTTTTAATTTATGCTGTTTTAGCTGTTGTCTCAATGATTGGAATCGGATTCTCCATCGCCTTTCAAAGCATCCCATTCATTTTTCTCTTTACTCTTCTCGTTATTTTAATTATGGGAATCGGTTTTCAAACGAAGAAGAAAATGCGAGAAGCAGGAAAATTATAAATGTATAATAAAAAGGTACGCACGAGTCATTGCATACCTTTTTATTATTATAAAGTTTATTTCTTTTCTTCATATTCTTGTAAATAGTTTTTTAAAATCGCTTCATGGAGTCCTGGCTTTGCAACAAATAATGAACTTTTCTCAAGCAATGATAAAGGTTCTCCATTTAATTTCGTTGCTTTACCTCCTAATTCTTCAATGATAATCCAACCTGCTGCAAAATCCCAAGGAGCTAAATACATAGCAATATACGCATCTAACCACCCATTTGCAACATAACCCATCTCTAATGCCGCCGAACCATATGAACGTGTTCCTCGTACATCCCGAATAAGTG
Proteins encoded:
- a CDS encoding YlaF family protein, with protein sequence MVILTMGNFILKEVNRVKNIQWLFLIYAVLAVVSMIGIGFSIAFQSIPFIFLFTLLVILIMGIGFQTKKKMREAGKL